The Prinia subflava isolate CZ2003 ecotype Zambia chromosome 5, Cam_Psub_1.2, whole genome shotgun sequence genome window below encodes:
- the GPATCH2L gene encoding G patch domain-containing protein 2-like isoform X1 encodes MDELVHDLASALEQTSEQNKLDELWEEMALSPRQQRRQLRKRRGRKRRSDFTHQAEHACCYSEASESSLDEAVKDCREVLTANFSDSDDMAVVKRHPALSATLRSKQHLWHESDSFTENAPCRPLRRRRKVKRVTSEVAASLQQKLRVSEWNCERGCRFKSAKKQRLSRWKENAPWTSSSHGLCESGENRPFLSNGGRKEQMECEADDQKQGSDENMSECETSSVCSSSDTGLFTNDEGRQGDDEQSDWFYEGECVPGFTVPNLLPKWGADHRSEVERIDSGLDKLSVSTFLLPSRPAQRGFHARLNRLPGAAARCLRKGRRRLVGKETSMSTLSTERLGHIVSDPRQKDFWLPSVGKRDRNQFNPLSPLYSLDVLADASHRRCSPAHCTARQPNVHLGPPCSRDIKRKRKPAAASMSSPTSATLSVHLDAAESELPATPSLRSQNSEWTGKTPAAEKSTIAASSNLFKMPPEKSPGYS; translated from the exons ATGGATGAACTGGTGCATGACTTGGCCTCAGCTTTAGAGCAGACTTCAGAGCAAAACAAACTGGACGAGCTATGGGAAGAGATGGCCCTAAGCCCACGGCAGCAGCGGCGTCAGCTTCGCAAGAGACGGGGTCGTAAACGACGCTCAGACTTCACACACCAGGCAGAACATGCGTGCTGCTACAGCGAGGCCTCAGAGTCGAGCTTGGACGAAGCTGTCAAGGATTGCCGTGAGGTGCTGACAGCTAATTTCAGTGACTCTGATGACATGGCAGTGGTAAAGCGACATCCAGCTCTTAGTGCCACCCTGAGGAGCAAGCAACACTTGTGGCATGAGTCAGACTCCTTTACAGAGAATGCACCCTGTCGACCTCTCAGGCGCCGACGGAAGGTCAAACGTGTGACATCAGAGGTGGCTGCCAGTCTCCAGCAAAAGCTCAGGGTGTCAGAGTGGAACTGTGAGAGGGGCTGCAGGTTCAAGTCAGCCAAGAAACAGCGTCTTTCACGCTGGAAAGAGAATGCCCCTTGGACATCATCCAGTCATGGCCTTTGCGAGTCAGGAGAGAACAGGCCCTTCCTCAGCAAcgggggaaggaaggagcagaTGGAGTGCGAAGCTGATGATCAGAAACAGGGCTCAGATGAAAACATGTCGGAATG TGAAACCAGCAGtgtttgcagcagcagtgatACTGGCCTGTTCACCAATGATGAAGGCCGCCAAG GAGATGATGAGCAAAGTGATTGGTTTTATGAAGGAGAATGTGTTCCAGGATTCACTGTTCCCAACCTTCTTCCCAAGTGGGGAGCTGATCACCGATCTGAAGTGGAGAGGATTGACTCAGGCCTGGACAAGCTCTCTGTTTCCACCTTCCTTTTGCCCTCACGGCCAGCTCAGAGAG GATTTCATGCTCGCCTGAATCGCCTTCCGGGAGCTGCTGCCCGTTGCCTCCGTAAAGGTCGGAGGAGGCTGGTTGGCAAG GAGACCTCCATGAGCACTCTGAGCACCGAGAGGCTAGGTCATATTGTTAGTGACCCACGCCAGAAAGA TTTTTGGTTACCGTCCGTGGGGAAGAGAGATCGCAACCAG TTCAATCCATTATCTCCTCTGTACTCTCTGGATGTGCTTGCTGATGCCTCCCACCGAAGATGCTCACCAGCACACTGCACTGCCAG GCAACCAAATGTCCACCTGGGACCACCATGTTCAAGGGACATCAAGAGGAAACGAAagccagctgcagcctccaTGTCTAGCCCAACATCAG CAACTTTATCTGTCCACTTGGATGCAGCAGAATCAGAGCTACCAGCAACACCATCCTTGAGATCCCAGAACTCTGAGTGGACTGGGAAAACACCAGCAGCTGAGAAATCCACTATTGCTGCCTCCAGTAACCTTTTTAAAATGCCACCAGAGAAGAGCCCAGGATACAGCTAA
- the GPATCH2L gene encoding G patch domain-containing protein 2-like isoform X3 produces MDELVHDLASALEQTSEQNKLDELWEEMALSPRQQRRQLRKRRGRKRRSDFTHQAEHACCYSEASESSLDEAVKDCREVLTANFSDSDDMAVVKRHPALSATLRSKQHLWHESDSFTENAPCRPLRRRRKVKRVTSEVAASLQQKLRVSEWNCERGCRFKSAKKQRLSRWKENAPWTSSSHGLCESGENRPFLSNGGRKEQMECEADDQKQGSDENMSECETSSVCSSSDTGLFTNDEGRQGDDEQSDWFYEGECVPGFTVPNLLPKWGADHRSEVERIDSGLDKLSVSTFLLPSRPAQRGFHARLNRLPGAAARCLRKGRRRLVGKETSMSTLSTERLGHIVSDPRQKDFWLPSVGKRDRNQATKCPPGTTMFKGHQEETKASCSLHV; encoded by the exons ATGGATGAACTGGTGCATGACTTGGCCTCAGCTTTAGAGCAGACTTCAGAGCAAAACAAACTGGACGAGCTATGGGAAGAGATGGCCCTAAGCCCACGGCAGCAGCGGCGTCAGCTTCGCAAGAGACGGGGTCGTAAACGACGCTCAGACTTCACACACCAGGCAGAACATGCGTGCTGCTACAGCGAGGCCTCAGAGTCGAGCTTGGACGAAGCTGTCAAGGATTGCCGTGAGGTGCTGACAGCTAATTTCAGTGACTCTGATGACATGGCAGTGGTAAAGCGACATCCAGCTCTTAGTGCCACCCTGAGGAGCAAGCAACACTTGTGGCATGAGTCAGACTCCTTTACAGAGAATGCACCCTGTCGACCTCTCAGGCGCCGACGGAAGGTCAAACGTGTGACATCAGAGGTGGCTGCCAGTCTCCAGCAAAAGCTCAGGGTGTCAGAGTGGAACTGTGAGAGGGGCTGCAGGTTCAAGTCAGCCAAGAAACAGCGTCTTTCACGCTGGAAAGAGAATGCCCCTTGGACATCATCCAGTCATGGCCTTTGCGAGTCAGGAGAGAACAGGCCCTTCCTCAGCAAcgggggaaggaaggagcagaTGGAGTGCGAAGCTGATGATCAGAAACAGGGCTCAGATGAAAACATGTCGGAATG TGAAACCAGCAGtgtttgcagcagcagtgatACTGGCCTGTTCACCAATGATGAAGGCCGCCAAG GAGATGATGAGCAAAGTGATTGGTTTTATGAAGGAGAATGTGTTCCAGGATTCACTGTTCCCAACCTTCTTCCCAAGTGGGGAGCTGATCACCGATCTGAAGTGGAGAGGATTGACTCAGGCCTGGACAAGCTCTCTGTTTCCACCTTCCTTTTGCCCTCACGGCCAGCTCAGAGAG GATTTCATGCTCGCCTGAATCGCCTTCCGGGAGCTGCTGCCCGTTGCCTCCGTAAAGGTCGGAGGAGGCTGGTTGGCAAG GAGACCTCCATGAGCACTCTGAGCACCGAGAGGCTAGGTCATATTGTTAGTGACCCACGCCAGAAAGA TTTTTGGTTACCGTCCGTGGGGAAGAGAGATCGCAACCAG GCAACCAAATGTCCACCTGGGACCACCATGTTCAAGGGACATCAAGAGGAAACGAAagccagctgcagcctccaTGTCTAG
- the GPATCH2L gene encoding G patch domain-containing protein 2-like isoform X4 translates to MDELVHDLASALEQTSEQNKLDELWEEMALSPRQQRRQLRKRRGRKRRSDFTHQAEHACCYSEASESSLDEAVKDCREVLTANFSDSDDMAVVKRHPALSATLRSKQHLWHESDSFTENAPCRPLRRRRKVKRVTSEVAASLQQKLRVSEWNCERGCRFKSAKKQRLSRWKENAPWTSSSHGLCESGENRPFLSNGGRKEQMECEADDQKQGSDENMSECETSSVCSSSDTGLFTNDEGRQGDDEQSDWFYEGECVPGFTVPNLLPKWGADHRSEVERIDSGLDKLSVSTFLLPSRPAQRGFHARLNRLPGAAARCLRKGRRRLVGKATKCPPGTTMFKGHQEETKASCSLHV, encoded by the exons ATGGATGAACTGGTGCATGACTTGGCCTCAGCTTTAGAGCAGACTTCAGAGCAAAACAAACTGGACGAGCTATGGGAAGAGATGGCCCTAAGCCCACGGCAGCAGCGGCGTCAGCTTCGCAAGAGACGGGGTCGTAAACGACGCTCAGACTTCACACACCAGGCAGAACATGCGTGCTGCTACAGCGAGGCCTCAGAGTCGAGCTTGGACGAAGCTGTCAAGGATTGCCGTGAGGTGCTGACAGCTAATTTCAGTGACTCTGATGACATGGCAGTGGTAAAGCGACATCCAGCTCTTAGTGCCACCCTGAGGAGCAAGCAACACTTGTGGCATGAGTCAGACTCCTTTACAGAGAATGCACCCTGTCGACCTCTCAGGCGCCGACGGAAGGTCAAACGTGTGACATCAGAGGTGGCTGCCAGTCTCCAGCAAAAGCTCAGGGTGTCAGAGTGGAACTGTGAGAGGGGCTGCAGGTTCAAGTCAGCCAAGAAACAGCGTCTTTCACGCTGGAAAGAGAATGCCCCTTGGACATCATCCAGTCATGGCCTTTGCGAGTCAGGAGAGAACAGGCCCTTCCTCAGCAAcgggggaaggaaggagcagaTGGAGTGCGAAGCTGATGATCAGAAACAGGGCTCAGATGAAAACATGTCGGAATG TGAAACCAGCAGtgtttgcagcagcagtgatACTGGCCTGTTCACCAATGATGAAGGCCGCCAAG GAGATGATGAGCAAAGTGATTGGTTTTATGAAGGAGAATGTGTTCCAGGATTCACTGTTCCCAACCTTCTTCCCAAGTGGGGAGCTGATCACCGATCTGAAGTGGAGAGGATTGACTCAGGCCTGGACAAGCTCTCTGTTTCCACCTTCCTTTTGCCCTCACGGCCAGCTCAGAGAG GATTTCATGCTCGCCTGAATCGCCTTCCGGGAGCTGCTGCCCGTTGCCTCCGTAAAGGTCGGAGGAGGCTGGTTGGCAAG GCAACCAAATGTCCACCTGGGACCACCATGTTCAAGGGACATCAAGAGGAAACGAAagccagctgcagcctccaTGTCTAG
- the GPATCH2L gene encoding G patch domain-containing protein 2-like isoform X2, giving the protein MDELVHDLASALEQTSEQNKLDELWEEMALSPRQQRRQLRKRRGRKRRSDFTHQAEHACCYSEASESSLDEAVKDCREVLTANFSDSDDMAVVKRHPALSATLRSKQHLWHESDSFTENAPCRPLRRRRKVKRVTSEVAASLQQKLRVSEWNCERGCRFKSAKKQRLSRWKENAPWTSSSHGLCESGENRPFLSNGGRKEQMECEADDQKQGSDENMSECETSSVCSSSDTGLFTNDEGRQGDDEQSDWFYEGECVPGFTVPNLLPKWGADHRSEVERIDSGLDKLSVSTFLLPSRPAQRGFHARLNRLPGAAARCLRKGRRRLVGKETSMSTLSTERLGHIVSDPRQKDFWLPSVGKRDRNQFNPLSPLYSLDVLADASHRRCSPAHCTARQPNVHLGPPCSRDIKRKRKPAAASMSSPTSGPASVISFFAT; this is encoded by the exons ATGGATGAACTGGTGCATGACTTGGCCTCAGCTTTAGAGCAGACTTCAGAGCAAAACAAACTGGACGAGCTATGGGAAGAGATGGCCCTAAGCCCACGGCAGCAGCGGCGTCAGCTTCGCAAGAGACGGGGTCGTAAACGACGCTCAGACTTCACACACCAGGCAGAACATGCGTGCTGCTACAGCGAGGCCTCAGAGTCGAGCTTGGACGAAGCTGTCAAGGATTGCCGTGAGGTGCTGACAGCTAATTTCAGTGACTCTGATGACATGGCAGTGGTAAAGCGACATCCAGCTCTTAGTGCCACCCTGAGGAGCAAGCAACACTTGTGGCATGAGTCAGACTCCTTTACAGAGAATGCACCCTGTCGACCTCTCAGGCGCCGACGGAAGGTCAAACGTGTGACATCAGAGGTGGCTGCCAGTCTCCAGCAAAAGCTCAGGGTGTCAGAGTGGAACTGTGAGAGGGGCTGCAGGTTCAAGTCAGCCAAGAAACAGCGTCTTTCACGCTGGAAAGAGAATGCCCCTTGGACATCATCCAGTCATGGCCTTTGCGAGTCAGGAGAGAACAGGCCCTTCCTCAGCAAcgggggaaggaaggagcagaTGGAGTGCGAAGCTGATGATCAGAAACAGGGCTCAGATGAAAACATGTCGGAATG TGAAACCAGCAGtgtttgcagcagcagtgatACTGGCCTGTTCACCAATGATGAAGGCCGCCAAG GAGATGATGAGCAAAGTGATTGGTTTTATGAAGGAGAATGTGTTCCAGGATTCACTGTTCCCAACCTTCTTCCCAAGTGGGGAGCTGATCACCGATCTGAAGTGGAGAGGATTGACTCAGGCCTGGACAAGCTCTCTGTTTCCACCTTCCTTTTGCCCTCACGGCCAGCTCAGAGAG GATTTCATGCTCGCCTGAATCGCCTTCCGGGAGCTGCTGCCCGTTGCCTCCGTAAAGGTCGGAGGAGGCTGGTTGGCAAG GAGACCTCCATGAGCACTCTGAGCACCGAGAGGCTAGGTCATATTGTTAGTGACCCACGCCAGAAAGA TTTTTGGTTACCGTCCGTGGGGAAGAGAGATCGCAACCAG TTCAATCCATTATCTCCTCTGTACTCTCTGGATGTGCTTGCTGATGCCTCCCACCGAAGATGCTCACCAGCACACTGCACTGCCAG GCAACCAAATGTCCACCTGGGACCACCATGTTCAAGGGACATCAAGAGGAAACGAAagccagctgcagcctccaTGTCTAGCCCAACATCAG GTCCTGCTTCAGTGATCTCCTTTTTTGCAACCTGA